From Saprospiraceae bacterium, one genomic window encodes:
- the aspS gene encoding aspartate--tRNA ligase → MYRTHHCGELRLEHVGQKVQLAGWVQASRNLGGLSFIDLRDRYGITQLAFNMETLPDLCLEARKCGREYVIQASGTVRERSSKNANRPTGDIEIEVSEMKLLNSSLVPPFTIEDETDGGDELRMKYRYLDIRRQPVRDKLIFRHQIALETRKYLSDLGFLEIETPYLIKSTPEGARDFVVPSRMNPGQWYALPQSPQTFKQILMVAGMDKYFQIVRCFRDEDLRADRQPEFTQIDCEMAFVEREDVLIAFEGLMKTLFKNTLQLDLPEFPRMSYQEAMETYGSDKPDLRIDMKFQSLEGLRGSGFAVIDSAPFMRGIILKGLEDKLSNKEINDLTEWVKRPQIGAKGMMYIKYSPDGVKSSILKFYSEELLKKIGQEIGAEQGDAILILTGEKDKVLKQLGDLRLEVARRYNLIPAGVFKPLWVLDFPLVEWNEEAGRYFAMHHPFTSPLPEDVSLMESKNKASILSIRADAYDMVINGAELGGGSIRIHNRALQEKNFELLGFTPEEAEAQFGFLLGAFEHGAPPHGGIAFGLDRICAIMQGSTSIRDYIAFPKNNQGRDMMIDAPSALDDKQLAELNVKSMIALL, encoded by the coding sequence ATGTACAGGACACATCATTGTGGAGAGTTGAGATTGGAGCACGTCGGGCAAAAAGTGCAGTTGGCAGGATGGGTGCAGGCTAGCCGCAATCTGGGAGGATTGAGTTTTATAGACCTCAGGGACCGTTATGGAATCACCCAATTGGCATTTAATATGGAAACCCTACCCGATCTGTGTCTCGAGGCTCGCAAATGTGGAAGAGAATATGTCATTCAGGCAAGCGGGACCGTAAGAGAACGAAGCAGCAAAAATGCGAACAGGCCTACGGGTGATATAGAAATCGAAGTTTCCGAAATGAAGCTTTTAAACAGTTCGTTGGTTCCTCCCTTTACCATCGAAGATGAAACCGATGGTGGCGATGAGTTGAGAATGAAATACCGATATCTGGATATCCGGCGCCAGCCAGTGAGAGATAAACTCATTTTCCGTCATCAAATTGCACTTGAAACCCGCAAATACCTGAGTGATTTAGGTTTTCTCGAAATTGAAACTCCCTACCTGATTAAATCCACACCCGAAGGTGCAAGGGATTTTGTGGTACCGAGTAGAATGAATCCTGGTCAATGGTACGCACTGCCGCAATCGCCCCAGACTTTCAAACAAATTCTGATGGTGGCAGGAATGGATAAATACTTTCAAATCGTTCGCTGTTTTAGAGATGAGGATTTACGCGCAGACCGACAACCTGAATTTACACAGATTGACTGTGAAATGGCATTTGTGGAAAGAGAAGATGTGCTAATCGCTTTCGAAGGTTTGATGAAAACACTTTTTAAAAATACACTTCAATTAGATCTTCCAGAATTTCCGCGCATGAGTTACCAAGAAGCCATGGAGACCTATGGTTCTGACAAACCGGATCTGCGGATAGATATGAAGTTTCAGTCTTTAGAAGGACTCAGGGGTTCCGGCTTTGCTGTGATTGATTCAGCTCCTTTTATGCGAGGGATCATTTTAAAGGGACTTGAAGACAAACTCAGCAACAAAGAAATCAATGACTTGACCGAATGGGTGAAAAGACCACAGATCGGTGCAAAGGGGATGATGTACATTAAGTACAGCCCGGATGGGGTAAAATCTTCCATCCTTAAATTTTATTCTGAAGAATTATTAAAGAAAATTGGACAAGAAATTGGAGCTGAACAGGGAGATGCGATTCTCATATTGACCGGCGAAAAAGACAAGGTGCTTAAACAATTAGGTGATCTCCGATTGGAGGTGGCACGTCGTTACAATCTCATCCCTGCTGGGGTTTTCAAACCTCTTTGGGTACTGGATTTTCCTTTGGTAGAATGGAATGAAGAGGCTGGAAGATATTTTGCCATGCATCACCCGTTTACAAGTCCTTTACCAGAGGATGTTTCTTTAATGGAATCAAAGAATAAAGCCAGCATTCTTTCAATTCGCGCGGACGCTTACGACATGGTGATCAACGGTGCTGAATTGGGTGGAGGATCGATTCGAATACACAACAGGGCATTACAGGAAAAAAATTTTGAACTACTTGGATTTACCCCCGAAGAAGCAGAAGCACAGTTCGGTTTTCTTTTGGGTGCGTTTGAGCATGGTGCGCCTCCTCATGGAGGAATTGCATTTGGACTTGACCGGATATGCGCCATCATGCAAGGCAGTACTTCGATCCGGGATTACATTGCCTTTCCAAAAAATAACCAGGGCAGAGACATGATGATTGACGCGCCTTCAGCTCTTGATGATAAGCAGCTTGCAGAACTAAATGTAAAGTCAATGATTGCTCTACTATAA
- a CDS encoding GxxExxY protein: MELNELSYTIRGVIFQVHNRLGPGLLESVYEAALYYEIQKMGLNVRTQVPVPVIYDEMDLGLGFRMDLLVENQLILEIKSVDALHDVHKKQLLTYLKLAKLKLGLLINFNVATLVDKISIIRVIN; the protein is encoded by the coding sequence ATGGAATTGAATGAACTGAGCTACACTATTAGGGGAGTCATTTTTCAAGTACATAATCGATTGGGACCCGGCTTGCTGGAAAGCGTATATGAAGCAGCTTTATATTATGAGATTCAAAAAATGGGTTTGAATGTGAGGACTCAAGTACCGGTACCTGTCATATATGACGAAATGGATCTAGGTTTAGGATTTAGAATGGATTTATTGGTGGAGAATCAGCTGATCTTAGAAATAAAAAGTGTGGATGCTTTGCATGATGTTCATAAAAAACAATTATTGACATACCTAAAGCTGGCAAAATTGAAGCTTGGATTATTGATAAATTTTAATGTAGCCACACTGGTTGATAAGATAAGTATCATAAGAGTAATTAATTAA
- a CDS encoding glutamine synthetase III — MSSNRSAALNLFQSRPKTTKDRDNRKITSYYAENVFTQDKLRAYLSNDAFKVYTQTLSEGKKISRELADQIAAALKAWAMEKGTTHYTHWFQPLTGTTAEKHDSFFTLANNGAPVEKFDGDALVQQEPDASSFPSGGLRATFEARGYTAWDPMSPAFIMDIAGSKTLCIPTVFISYTGDALDHKAPLIRSLEALDKAATGVARYFDRFVNKVNATLGWEQEYFLIDKAMYYARPDLMASGRTVFGRSPAKGQQLEDHYFGAIPERVFNYMVDLEMECHKLGIPVRTRHNEVAPSQFELAPMFEEANIAVDHNSLLMDLMDRVARRHNLIVLLHEKPFAGINGSGKHNNWSMGTDTGTNLLSPGKTPRNNLQFLTFFINTIKAVHDHSDLLRAAIAAESNDYRLGANEAPPAIISVFIGEYLSKVLDALEERVENDLKEDAENDLKLDIHKMIPDVMMDNTDRNRTSPFAFTGNKFEFRAVGSSANCADAMMVLNTIVANQLNDFKSKVDKLIADGEKKDSAILKELRVCIQSSKNILFEGDNYSDAWAEEAKKRGLPNIKTTPEALDALTKQKALQLFSGLNIMTEREQEARHEIYLEKYIKKVEIEASLIKELAINQILPACIKAQTDLIHNLQSANSMGIGKNLMTAQEEILSKISEAIQSAYGFVLEMEREREKAHQQKGTREVAIHLCEKVKPLFLEIRSHIDELELYVEDKLWPIPKYREILFNR, encoded by the coding sequence ATGTCCTCCAATCGAAGTGCAGCGCTCAACCTTTTCCAATCCCGACCAAAAACTACCAAAGACCGGGACAATCGCAAGATTACCAGCTACTATGCAGAAAATGTTTTTACCCAGGATAAACTGCGGGCTTACCTGTCCAATGATGCATTTAAAGTGTATACACAGACCCTCTCAGAAGGCAAAAAGATATCCAGAGAATTGGCAGACCAGATAGCCGCAGCTTTAAAGGCCTGGGCCATGGAAAAAGGGACCACACATTACACCCATTGGTTTCAGCCACTTACGGGAACCACAGCCGAAAAGCACGACTCTTTTTTTACTTTGGCCAATAATGGAGCTCCGGTTGAAAAATTTGATGGTGATGCCCTGGTCCAGCAGGAACCGGATGCTTCCTCTTTCCCCAGTGGTGGTCTTAGAGCCACTTTTGAAGCAAGAGGATATACCGCCTGGGACCCCATGTCACCTGCTTTTATTATGGACATTGCAGGATCCAAGACACTTTGCATTCCGACCGTTTTTATCTCTTATACCGGTGATGCCCTGGATCATAAAGCTCCATTGATCAGATCTTTGGAAGCATTGGACAAAGCTGCCACAGGAGTGGCGCGATATTTTGACCGATTTGTCAATAAGGTCAATGCAACTTTGGGTTGGGAGCAAGAATATTTTCTGATTGACAAAGCCATGTATTATGCAAGACCTGATTTGATGGCATCGGGTCGGACAGTCTTTGGTCGCAGCCCTGCCAAAGGCCAGCAATTGGAGGATCATTATTTTGGAGCCATTCCTGAACGCGTCTTCAACTATATGGTGGATTTAGAAATGGAATGCCATAAATTGGGTATACCTGTTAGAACCAGACACAATGAAGTAGCACCCAGTCAATTTGAGTTAGCCCCAATGTTTGAAGAAGCCAATATTGCAGTGGATCACAACTCCTTGTTGATGGATTTGATGGACAGGGTGGCAAGAAGACACAATCTGATTGTGTTGTTGCATGAAAAACCATTTGCTGGAATCAATGGAAGCGGAAAACACAACAACTGGTCCATGGGTACAGATACGGGTACCAACTTATTGAGTCCGGGAAAAACCCCGAGAAACAATTTGCAGTTTCTCACCTTCTTTATCAATACCATCAAAGCCGTTCACGATCATTCCGATTTATTGAGAGCGGCAATAGCGGCTGAAAGCAATGACTATAGATTGGGAGCCAACGAAGCACCTCCGGCCATCATCTCAGTTTTTATTGGTGAATATCTCTCAAAAGTTTTGGATGCTTTGGAAGAAAGGGTGGAAAATGATTTAAAGGAAGATGCTGAAAATGATTTAAAACTGGACATCCACAAAATGATCCCGGATGTTATGATGGACAATACCGATCGAAACCGAACCTCACCTTTTGCATTCACCGGCAATAAGTTTGAATTCCGCGCAGTGGGATCTTCGGCCAATTGTGCAGATGCGATGATGGTATTAAATACCATCGTAGCCAATCAGTTGAATGATTTTAAAAGTAAGGTGGACAAATTAATTGCAGACGGAGAGAAGAAAGATTCTGCCATATTAAAGGAATTGAGGGTTTGTATTCAGAGTTCGAAAAACATACTTTTCGAAGGGGATAATTACAGCGATGCCTGGGCAGAAGAAGCAAAGAAAAGGGGACTTCCAAACATAAAGACGACGCCAGAAGCACTGGATGCATTGACCAAACAGAAGGCCCTTCAGTTGTTTAGTGGTTTAAACATCATGACCGAACGCGAGCAGGAGGCAAGACACGAAATTTATCTTGAGAAATATATTAAAAAAGTAGAAATCGAGGCGAGTCTCATCAAGGAGTTGGCGATCAATCAAATTTTACCTGCGTGCATAAAGGCACAGACAGACCTCATTCACAATCTTCAATCTGCAAATAGTATGGGGATCGGTAAAAATCTGATGACAGCTCAAGAAGAGATATTAAGCAAGATATCAGAAGCCATTCAATCCGCTTATGGATTTGTCCTTGAAATGGAAAGAGAAAGGGAAAAAGCGCATCAGCAAAAAGGAACCAGGGAGGTTGCCATTCATCTTTGCGAAAAGGTCAAACCCTTATTTTTGGAAATTCGCTCCCACATTGATGAGCTCGAATTATATGTGGAAGACAAATTGTGGCCAATTCCCAAATACAGAGAAATTCTTTTTAATCGATAA
- a CDS encoding tetratricopeptide repeat protein, translating into MKKAFCLLIAFSTLILISTAQTNPSNLKNPGTRITKNFNSDWINSLVKTQVLSPQFFEKIETIYSQLQSNESSDLTSSSEENLEITENQELMSGQIYRQASLLIENFEFEKAHRLLGKHVISKPEDDLARYLLAITQLSRGLYAAAASNFSKVNLHLAQKDNLILNTFKDDVRFYFAISITMVPGGKPIAKTLFNQLNYEGSTYQSICKEMSELL; encoded by the coding sequence ATGAAAAAGGCATTTTGTTTATTGATCGCATTTAGTACACTGATACTGATCAGCACTGCTCAAACCAATCCATCCAATCTGAAGAATCCGGGAACAAGGATTACTAAAAATTTCAATTCCGACTGGATAAATTCGCTTGTAAAGACCCAGGTGTTGAGTCCACAATTCTTTGAAAAAATTGAAACCATTTATTCACAACTTCAAAGCAATGAATCATCAGATTTGACTAGTAGCTCAGAAGAAAATTTAGAAATTACAGAAAACCAAGAATTGATGTCGGGTCAAATTTACCGCCAAGCAAGCCTTCTGATTGAAAATTTTGAATTTGAAAAAGCACATAGGTTGTTAGGAAAACACGTGATCTCAAAACCTGAAGATGACCTGGCCAGATATCTTCTTGCGATAACTCAATTAAGCAGGGGACTCTATGCTGCAGCCGCAAGCAATTTCTCGAAAGTAAATCTCCATCTTGCGCAGAAAGACAATTTGATTCTAAATACATTTAAAGACGATGTCAGATTCTACTTCGCAATCTCCATCACCATGGTTCCTGGAGGAAAGCCCATCGCTAAAACATTGTTTAATCAGCTAAACTACGAAGGATCTACCTACCAATCGATTTGCAAGGAAATGTCCGAACTGCTTTGA
- a CDS encoding sigma-70 family RNA polymerase sigma factor — protein sequence MCKSCETFQSHIQNGEEGRKMAAKLLFEEEAIHKNARHFYWKYKRFVSEQYESWEDFLVEIVLRIFKEKEAGRGPRENCEGYYFKLTRNICEEMVRTSNRWRETEEQLARIEETTGDPYIIEKVKQYIQKMECKCRTLMYHYHIEEELIKDKDKLVGILKDQCGKDYTRNSIPVHLSGCLDKLAKAVRQDEDKLF from the coding sequence ATGTGCAAATCCTGCGAAACATTTCAAAGCCATATTCAAAATGGCGAAGAAGGCCGTAAAATGGCGGCAAAATTGCTTTTTGAAGAAGAGGCCATCCATAAGAATGCGAGGCACTTTTATTGGAAGTACAAAAGATTTGTTTCGGAGCAATATGAAAGCTGGGAAGATTTCCTGGTTGAAATTGTTTTAAGGATTTTTAAAGAAAAGGAGGCCGGAAGAGGTCCCCGAGAAAATTGTGAGGGGTATTATTTTAAACTCACAAGAAATATTTGTGAAGAAATGGTCAGGACCAGCAACCGATGGAGAGAGACTGAAGAGCAACTTGCGCGAATCGAAGAAACCACAGGGGATCCATACATCATTGAGAAAGTAAAACAGTACATTCAAAAAATGGAATGCAAATGCAGGACGCTCATGTACCATTACCATATTGAAGAAGAGCTGATCAAGGACAAAGACAAACTAGTTGGTATTTTGAAAGATCAATGCGGTAAGGACTATACCAGAAATTCAATTCCTGTGCATTTGAGTGGCTGTCTTGATAAACTGGCAAAGGCAGTGCGCCAAGATGAAGATAAATTGTTTTAA
- a CDS encoding AAA family ATPase, with the protein MSPETLHNSWPDQHSVEELRKGPVQLPELIHRLKLALELIETHPNRIFTHDLEKVAFLRTEGRISPASSQLMIDLLSGRFNTIEDHQQFVEDYIYLLNELYSMSKSEQVTSDYKVNAFQIQKIPNHLNPNLLEENERGLILNMDESHLIFSLDRFPSEQNFLLLRTLRKGMVDIIKKSAAILQFPVPVYFHHLHKKEHGWVFEGLCIFPDFLVDVTSIAACYSPNKSSAIRHLIHLFQYAPASKHILIGNAVNEFLDELIIHPDAKFEPLLSHVFRKYPFAISLLGEAEVKDFVDQAQYQFDNLKALAESRFEGLLREEEACQLEPSFFSVIYGIQGRLDVLIESGTSYKIIELKSGRPYYENAYGINPAHEAQAQLYKLLINSAKDRSVKADCYLLYSTQKDRPIRHSPHNETLIQTLFDIRNSIVLIHLHLATTDPEVPGLLDLLKPNHFSDLDQFLKRDGYSFLQTYLDLDATERAYFKNYCHFIAREQLISKTGMSGPNSANGLADLWLKSSEEKENLYLILKGLKIEEIIFNDLDSPLVVLSLHKEYSGFSAFRNGDTLILYPEEINGHGALMNQVYKCTLVEIGFEVCKVRLRGRQFDKRAYPQHQSWCLEPDVLDRSFLHQYENLYEWASAPKSFRKKIMGIDPASEQESNWNHPILLPEDIKEVVSRAMSAKDYFLIWGPPGSGKTSMVIKALVENIVLHTGENLLLLAYTNRAVDEICEAIEKLGDDELYDFIRIGSRYGTAEKFHSKLLDYKLRAVENRREFRKMLRRHRIFTATVASMQGKKELFELLRFDIVIIDEASQILEPNLIGLLYQFKKFILIGDHKQLPAVSSQNKESTLIKNSDLLSLGISSTADSFFERMYKRCQAVGWLHSIGMLKRQGRMHQKIMDLPSELFYSGQLKLMTPSGRQTDLYSTNFPLTPAEKFKIIGTERCIFVPVESENTTNFAKVNYEEVNATCAIVHEIIDMYRKNKKSFSDQSLGIISPFRAHNAAIITEMHRLNLMETNYIKTDTVERYQGSARDIILFSCCANSREQLSQISQLDGDGVNRKLNVALSRAREQVIVIGNPNVLKFAPEFKILMERYSWLTI; encoded by the coding sequence ATGTCACCTGAAACCCTACACAATAGCTGGCCCGACCAGCACTCCGTCGAAGAATTGCGAAAAGGTCCAGTTCAATTACCTGAACTTATTCACCGTTTAAAACTTGCCCTGGAACTTATCGAGACCCATCCAAATAGAATTTTTACACACGATCTTGAAAAAGTCGCTTTCTTACGAACCGAGGGGCGCATTTCCCCTGCAAGTAGTCAGTTAATGATCGATTTACTATCGGGTCGTTTCAATACCATTGAAGACCATCAGCAGTTTGTAGAAGATTACATTTATCTTTTAAACGAACTCTACTCCATGTCAAAATCGGAGCAAGTAACTTCAGATTATAAAGTAAATGCATTCCAAATTCAGAAAATTCCAAATCATTTAAATCCCAATTTATTGGAAGAAAATGAGAGAGGACTCATTCTCAATATGGATGAATCCCATTTGATTTTTAGTCTTGATCGTTTTCCTTCTGAGCAAAATTTTCTGTTATTGCGCACATTGAGAAAAGGTATGGTGGATATCATTAAAAAAAGTGCTGCCATACTCCAATTTCCGGTGCCGGTGTATTTTCATCATTTACACAAGAAAGAACATGGCTGGGTATTTGAGGGTCTGTGCATTTTTCCGGACTTTTTGGTGGATGTCACGAGTATTGCTGCATGTTATTCTCCCAATAAATCAAGCGCTATCCGACATTTGATCCACTTGTTTCAATATGCACCTGCTTCCAAACACATCTTGATTGGGAATGCTGTGAATGAATTTCTGGATGAATTGATTATCCATCCTGATGCAAAATTCGAACCTCTCCTTTCTCATGTTTTCAGAAAATACCCATTTGCGATCAGCTTACTGGGAGAAGCTGAAGTGAAAGATTTTGTCGATCAGGCTCAATATCAATTTGACAATCTAAAAGCCTTGGCAGAATCCCGATTTGAAGGTCTTTTGAGGGAAGAAGAGGCCTGTCAGTTGGAGCCAAGTTTTTTTTCTGTTATCTATGGAATCCAGGGAAGACTGGATGTATTGATAGAATCCGGAACTTCCTATAAAATTATTGAGCTGAAAAGTGGTCGGCCCTATTATGAAAATGCATACGGAATCAATCCGGCACATGAAGCCCAGGCCCAACTCTACAAATTACTCATCAATTCTGCAAAAGACCGCAGTGTAAAAGCAGATTGCTATTTATTGTATTCCACCCAGAAAGATCGACCTATAAGGCATTCACCCCACAATGAGACCTTGATACAGACGCTTTTTGATATTAGAAATTCCATTGTCCTGATCCACCTTCATCTGGCTACCACAGATCCTGAAGTTCCAGGTTTATTGGACTTACTCAAACCAAATCATTTTTCCGATCTCGATCAATTTCTCAAACGCGACGGCTATTCTTTCTTACAAACCTACCTGGATTTGGATGCAACAGAACGCGCCTATTTCAAAAACTATTGCCATTTTATTGCCAGAGAACAGTTGATTTCTAAAACAGGGATGTCAGGACCCAACTCGGCAAATGGATTGGCGGATTTATGGCTTAAAAGCTCCGAAGAAAAAGAGAATTTGTATTTAATCTTAAAAGGATTAAAAATTGAAGAGATTATTTTTAATGATTTAGATTCACCATTGGTGGTTTTGTCATTGCACAAAGAATACAGTGGCTTTAGTGCCTTCAGAAATGGAGATACTTTAATACTATATCCAGAAGAAATCAATGGACATGGAGCACTTATGAATCAGGTCTACAAATGCACCTTGGTAGAAATTGGATTTGAAGTTTGTAAGGTAAGGTTACGGGGCAGGCAATTTGACAAACGCGCCTATCCTCAACACCAATCATGGTGTTTGGAGCCGGATGTATTGGATCGCAGCTTTCTGCACCAATATGAAAATCTCTATGAATGGGCCAGTGCTCCTAAATCTTTTAGGAAAAAAATAATGGGAATTGATCCAGCCTCAGAACAAGAATCAAATTGGAATCACCCGATTCTCTTGCCAGAGGATATCAAAGAAGTAGTTTCTAGGGCCATGAGCGCCAAAGATTATTTTTTAATTTGGGGTCCTCCCGGATCTGGTAAAACCAGTATGGTCATTAAGGCATTGGTTGAAAACATTGTTCTTCATACTGGTGAAAATTTACTTTTATTGGCGTATACCAACCGTGCCGTTGATGAAATTTGTGAAGCCATTGAAAAATTGGGGGACGATGAACTCTACGATTTTATAAGAATTGGATCTCGATATGGTACCGCCGAAAAATTTCATTCCAAACTTCTTGACTACAAACTGAGAGCGGTAGAAAACAGACGGGAGTTCCGGAAGATGCTGAGAAGACACCGAATTTTTACGGCAACTGTAGCCTCCATGCAAGGCAAAAAGGAATTGTTTGAGTTGCTCCGATTTGACATCGTTATCATCGATGAGGCTTCCCAAATTTTAGAGCCCAATTTAATTGGTTTGTTGTATCAATTTAAGAAGTTTATACTGATTGGTGATCACAAACAACTCCCCGCTGTAAGTAGTCAAAACAAAGAATCCACTCTGATCAAAAACTCTGATTTGTTGAGTCTGGGAATTTCATCTACTGCTGACTCTTTCTTTGAAAGAATGTACAAACGATGTCAGGCAGTCGGGTGGCTTCACTCCATCGGAATGTTGAAGCGACAGGGAAGGATGCACCAAAAAATTATGGACTTGCCTTCAGAATTGTTTTACTCAGGTCAATTGAAATTAATGACTCCATCCGGACGACAGACTGATCTATATTCTACCAATTTTCCGCTCACTCCAGCTGAAAAGTTTAAAATAATTGGAACTGAAAGATGCATATTTGTCCCGGTTGAATCTGAAAACACGACCAATTTTGCCAAAGTCAATTACGAAGAAGTAAATGCTACTTGTGCCATAGTCCATGAAATCATTGACATGTATCGCAAAAATAAAAAGTCATTTTCTGATCAATCTTTGGGAATTATTTCTCCTTTTCGCGCACATAATGCAGCTATCATTACAGAAATGCACCGGCTAAACTTAATGGAAACGAATTATATTAAAACAGACACAGTAGAAAGATATCAAGGCAGCGCACGGGATATCATTCTTTTTTCATGCTGTGCCAACAGTAGAGAACAATTAAGCCAAATTAGTCAACTGGATGGGGACGGGGTCAACAGAAAGCTAAATGTTGCACTATCAAGAGCAAGGGAACAAGTTATAGTCATCGGGAACCCAAACGTGCTAAAATTCGCTCCTGAATTCAAGATATTGATGGAAAGATACAGCTGGTTGACGATTTGA
- a CDS encoding OmpA family protein: MIKSKLYLVVTRSNFIFAPMKKWSLILLQQAIYIQVVLFLLAVGVFQCAQNTKDKSSVNIVSDSIQVNDGSIVSVPLSEETKSKLAQLQDSTRISGDLGDQLIGFISTNVMDFSDQFKFIGLKWDGRTDKVVQNRRSEIDDLAKIMLLFPKMNVRIESYVDNDGNPKKDEELTLARVNFIKNELVTAGVDPSRIEVKGFGQKYPVGDNKTELGRMINNRVELYITRF; the protein is encoded by the coding sequence ATGATAAAATCAAAACTTTATTTGGTGGTTACTCGTTCGAACTTCATATTTGCACCAATGAAAAAATGGAGTTTAATTCTGCTGCAACAGGCTATTTATATTCAGGTAGTCCTTTTTTTGTTAGCAGTTGGTGTTTTTCAATGTGCACAAAATACGAAGGATAAGTCATCCGTGAACATTGTTTCGGATTCGATCCAAGTCAATGATGGATCCATTGTTTCAGTGCCTTTATCAGAAGAGACCAAATCAAAACTTGCACAATTACAGGATTCCACCCGAATTTCAGGCGATCTTGGAGACCAGTTGATAGGGTTTATAAGTACCAATGTGATGGACTTCAGTGACCAGTTTAAATTTATTGGCCTGAAGTGGGATGGTCGCACAGATAAAGTGGTACAAAACAGGAGATCTGAAATAGACGATCTCGCTAAAATTATGTTGCTTTTTCCCAAAATGAATGTGCGCATTGAATCCTATGTTGACAATGATGGCAACCCCAAGAAGGATGAGGAACTTACCCTGGCTAGGGTTAATTTTATAAAAAATGAGCTAGTGACGGCTGGTGTAGATCCTTCGAGGATTGAGGTCAAGGGATTCGGTCAAAAGTATCCTGTCGGAGACAACAAGACCGAGCTGGGCCGCATGATCAACAACCGGGTAGAGTTATACATTACCAGGTTTTAA